From a single Apium graveolens cultivar Ventura chromosome 2, ASM990537v1, whole genome shotgun sequence genomic region:
- the LOC141708506 gene encoding ETO1-like protein 1: MKRAFFPSESCKDTHFNSVIPQSWLQVERGKLSKFSAQSPSSVESFIKVPEPQILPFFKPVDYVEVLAQIHEELESCPPHERSNLYLLQFQVFKGLGEVKLMRRSLRSAWLKSSTVHEKLVFGAWLKYEKQGEELISDLLSSCGKCVKEFGMMDIASELPSDEKSKSLKDRKANEKHVPRNVSFRIGNETIQCDRQKMARLSAPFCAMLTGCFAESHYEDIDFSENNISAAAMRAISDFSQTGCLDEVHPDILLEILIFANKFCCEKLKDACDRELACLVSSRQDAVQLMEYALEENSLVLAASCLQVFLHDLPDSLNDNRMVDYLTHANRQHKIIMAGSAAFSLYCFLGEVAMTVDPTSDITSLLLEQLLDSTENHRQRLVAYHRLGCVRLLRKEYDEAERLFEAAYNEGHIYSVVGLARLANIRGKKSWSFEKLSSVISSCTPRGWMFQERSLYAEGDDSWQDLEKATELDPTLNFPYMYRAASLMRKENVQSALAEINRILGFRLALECLELRFCFYLALEDYQSAICDVQAILTLSPDYRMFEGRVAASQLRTLVREHVPNWTTADCWLQLYDRWSSVDDIGSLSVIYQMLESDAAKGVLYFRQSLLLLRLSCPEAAMRSLQLARQHASSEHERLVYEGWILYDTGHCDEGLRKAEESIALKRSFEAFFLKAYALADSSPDPSCSSAVVSLLQDALKCPSDRLRKGQALNNLGSVYVDSGKLDLAADCYINALKIRHTRAHQGLARVHFLRNDKAAAYEEMTKLIEKARNNASAYEKRSEYCEREETKADLEMVTFLDPLRVYPYRYRAAVLMDNHNEKEAIAELTRAIAFKADLHLLHLRAAFHEHIGDVLGALRDCRAALSVDPNHQEMLELHSRVNSQEP, translated from the exons ATGAAGAGGGCTTTTTTTCCTTCTGAATCATGTAAAGATACACATTTCAATTCTGTTATTCCGCAATCTTGGCTTCAAGTCGAAAGAGGGAAGCTTTCTAAATTCTCTGCGCAGTCTCCTTCGTCTGT AGAATCGTTTATTAAGGTCCCAGAACCACAAATTCTTCCATTCTTTAAGCCTGTTGATTATGTAGAAGTTTTAGCTCAAATTCATGAAGAACTCGAGTCGTGTCCTCCACATGAGAGGTCAAACCTCTATCTACTTCAGTTTCAGGTATTTAAGGGGCTTGGTGAAGTCAAATTGATGAGGCGAAGTCTCCGATCAGCTTGGCTTAAGTCTAGCACCGTACATGAAAAACTTGTCTTTGGAGCATGGTTAAAATATGAGAAGCAAGGAGAAGAACTAATTTCGGACTTGCTTTCCTCATGTGGCAAGTGTGTGAAAGAGTTTGGAATGATGGACATTGCTTCTGAACTTCCTAGTGATGAAAAATCGAAGAGTTTAAAAGACAGAAAGGCAAATGAGAAACATGTCCCAAGAAATGTCTCTTTTCGTATTGGTAATGAGACTATACAGTGTGATAGGCAGAAAATGGCTAGGCTTTCAGCCCCATTTTGTGCCATGCTAACTGGATGTTTTGCCGAATCACATTATGAAGACATAGATTTCTCTGAAAATAATATTTCTGCTGCTGCTATGAGAGCGATCAGTGACTTCAGCCAAACTGGATGCCTGGATGAGGTCCATCCAGATATTTTGTTAGAAATATTGATATTTGCCAACAAATTTTGCTGTGAAAAGCTTAAGGATGCTTGTGACAGGGAACTTGCTTGTCTGGTGTCCTCCAGGCAAGATGCCGTGCAACTCATGGAATATGCTCTTGAAGAAAACTCCCTTGTTCTTGCTGCATCATGTTTGCAAGTTTTCCTACATGATCTTCCTGATTCTTTAAATGACAATCGCATGGTTGACTATTTAACACATGCTAATAGGCAACATAAGATAATCATGGCAGGCTCAGCAGCATTTTCACTCTACTGTTTCTTAGGCGAAGTGGCCATGACTGTGGATCCTACCTCAGATATAACATCCCTATTATTAGAACAACTATTAGACTCTACTGAAAATCACAGACAGAGACTGGTAGCATATCATCGCTTGGGATGTGTAAGACTACTGAGAAAAGAATATGATGAAGCTGAACGGCTGTTTGAGGCTGCTTATAATGAAGGTCATATTTATTCTGTTGTTGGGTTGGCCAGACTGGCCAACATCAGGGGCAAAAAAAGTTGGTCTTTTGAGAAACTGAGCAGTGTCATTTCTTCTTGTACACCACGTGGATGGATGTTTCAGGAACGTTCCCTGTATGCTGAAGGAGATGATAGTTGGCAAGATCTTGAAAAAGCAACTGAATTAGACCCCACACTCAATTTCCCCTACATGTATCGAGCTGCATCCTTGATGAGGAAAGAAAATGTTCAATCTGCTCTTGCAGAAATTAATCGAATACTTGGTTTCAGGTTGGCATTAGAGTGTTTGGAGCTCCGATTTTGCTTCTACCTAGCCCTAGAGGACTATCAATCAGCCATTTGTGATGTTCAAGCAATTCTTACACTTAGCCCAGATTATAGGATGTTCGAAGGACGTGTTGCAGCATCCCAGCTCCGTACCCTTGTACGCGAACATGTTCCTAACTGGACAACTGCAGATTGTTGGCTGCAATTGTACGATCGATGgtcttcagttgatgatattgGATCCCTCTCTGTTATATACCAGATGCTTGAATCTGATGCTGCTAAAGGTGTTCTATACTTCAGACAGTCTTTGCTTCTCCTTAG GTTAAGTTGTCCAGAAGCAGCTATGCGAAGTTTGCAGTTGGCTCGCCAGCATGCATCAAGCGAACATGAACGTTTAGTTTACGAGGGATGGATCTTGTATGATACAGGTCATTGTGATGAAGGGCTGCGAAAAGCAGAAGAGTCTATAGCCCTGAAGAGATCTTTTGAAGCCTTTTTTCTGAAGGCCTATGCATTAGCTGACTCTAGTCCAGATCCATCTTGTTCATCTGCTGTTGTCTCTCTTCTGCAAGATGCCTTAAAGTGTCCCTCGGATAGGCTACGGAAAGGacag GCCCTGAACAATCTGGGTAGTGTTTATGTTGATAGCGGGAAATTAGACTTGGCAGCTGATTGCTACATCAATGCCTTAAAAATTCGTCACACTCGAGCACACCAAGGGTTAGCTCGTGTTCATTTTCTCAGAAATGACAAGGCTGCTGCATATGAGGAAATGACCAAGCTGATTGAAAAGGCCCGGAACAATGCATCTGCTTATGAAAAGAGATCAGAATACTGCGAACGAGAAGAGACAAAGGCAGATCTAGAGATGGTCACTTTTTTAGATCCTCTTCGAGTATATCCTTACAGATATCGAGCTGCAG